Proteins co-encoded in one Synergistaceae bacterium genomic window:
- the gltX gene encoding glutamate--tRNA ligase, which translates to MKETVRVRFAPSPTGALHIGGGHTALFNWLWARHMGGKFILRIEDTDRERSTQEYEDTIMSGMRWLGLDWDEGPDTGGPYGPYRQSERLSFYRETAEKLLGEDKAYREGNAVIFKMPPGVPLAFDDIVYGRIEMLSDTLKDTVMIKSDGMPTYNFAVVVDDHFMGITHVIRGEDHISNTPKQLALYDSLGWERPVFAHLPMILGKDKKKLSKRHGATSVYEYRDMGYMPDSVFNFLALLGWSPGDDREIFSREEAADMFDLSRVIKKPSVFDMDKLNHINQEHLKRLPPYERLALVEPFWRGMGLPVDSHSREYLADSLTLLEGRGQTAREAATYSDYFLDFEPVKERYEGVSKDGKHIEVLRRYNSELLSLPDWNAKGMEDFSREWSVANGIKMRDLAMPLRLCLTGMKVSPGVFEVAEHLGQDEVRRRLEHYGVI; encoded by the coding sequence ATGAAGGAGACGGTACGGGTTCGCTTCGCTCCGAGCCCGACAGGAGCGCTGCACATCGGGGGCGGGCACACGGCCCTGTTCAACTGGCTGTGGGCCAGGCACATGGGCGGGAAGTTCATCCTGCGCATAGAGGACACCGACAGGGAGCGCTCGACCCAGGAGTACGAGGATACGATAATGTCCGGCATGCGCTGGCTCGGGCTCGACTGGGACGAGGGACCGGACACGGGCGGCCCCTACGGCCCGTACAGACAGTCGGAGCGCCTCTCATTCTACCGCGAGACAGCCGAAAAACTCCTGGGCGAAGACAAGGCGTACAGGGAGGGCAATGCGGTGATATTCAAGATGCCACCAGGAGTTCCGCTCGCCTTCGACGACATAGTGTACGGGCGCATAGAGATGCTCAGCGACACCCTGAAGGACACTGTGATGATAAAGAGCGACGGCATGCCCACCTACAACTTCGCCGTCGTGGTCGACGACCACTTCATGGGGATAACCCACGTCATAAGAGGGGAGGATCACATATCCAACACCCCGAAGCAGCTCGCGCTGTACGATTCGCTCGGATGGGAGAGGCCCGTCTTCGCCCACCTGCCGATGATACTTGGCAAGGACAAGAAGAAACTCTCGAAGAGGCATGGCGCCACCAGCGTCTACGAATACCGGGACATGGGCTACATGCCCGACTCGGTGTTCAACTTCCTGGCGCTGCTCGGCTGGTCGCCGGGAGACGACAGGGAGATCTTCTCCCGCGAGGAGGCAGCGGATATGTTCGACCTGTCGAGGGTGATCAAGAAGCCGTCGGTCTTCGACATGGACAAGCTGAATCACATCAACCAGGAGCACCTCAAGAGGCTACCGCCTTACGAGCGACTGGCCCTGGTGGAGCCCTTCTGGAGGGGAATGGGCCTTCCGGTGGACTCTCACTCGAGGGAGTACCTGGCGGATTCCCTTACCCTTTTGGAGGGACGGGGGCAGACAGCCAGGGAGGCCGCAACCTACTCCGACTACTTCCTGGACTTCGAGCCTGTAAAGGAGAGGTACGAGGGGGTTTCGAAGGACGGAAAGCACATTGAAGTTTTAAGGAGGTACAACTCCGAGCTTCTGTCTCTGCCGGACTGGAACGCAAAGGGCATGGAGGACTTCTCCCGTGAGTGGAGCGTCGCGAACGGCATCAAGATGAGGGACCTTGCGATGCCCCTTCGCCTATGCCTGACCGGGATGAAGGTCAGCCCCGGAGTGTTCGAGGTAGCCGAGCACTTGGGTCAGGACGAGGTGCGAAGGCGCCTGGAGCACTACGGAGTCATATAG
- a CDS encoding 4Fe-4S binding protein: MINRMIVQLVRQLWERTFTNLFPVARMPDSMTEALDAAEKGWIELNPPIGVNEHFRGRLNYDREACIGCRLCIRVCPANAIEFLPEDKKIQIHVDRCCFCAQCVEICPVKCLLSSEDYLISSYDRKAQIVTDTGKPVKQPSVEGA, from the coding sequence ATGATCAACCGCATGATCGTTCAGCTGGTGCGCCAGCTATGGGAGAGGACCTTCACCAACCTCTTCCCCGTGGCCAGGATGCCAGACTCCATGACGGAGGCCCTTGACGCGGCGGAGAAGGGGTGGATAGAGCTCAATCCGCCCATAGGTGTCAACGAGCACTTCCGAGGCAGACTGAACTACGACAGGGAGGCCTGCATAGGGTGCAGGCTCTGCATAAGGGTCTGCCCGGCGAACGCGATCGAGTTCCTCCCCGAGGACAAGAAGATCCAGATCCACGTCGACAGGTGCTGCTTCTGCGCTCAGTGCGTGGAGATTTGCCCGGTGAAGTGCCTGCTGTCGTCGGAGGACTATCTCATTTCCTCGTACGACCGCAAGGCCCAGATAGTAACGGACACGGGAAAGCCCGTGAAACAGCCATCCGTGGAGGGGGCCTGA